In Penicillium psychrofluorescens genome assembly, chromosome: 5, a single window of DNA contains:
- a CDS encoding uncharacterized protein (ID:PFLUO_007662-T1.cds;~source:funannotate) has translation MPYLRQGSLSGYMRAHSDSVDNIRRLQWLQEAAHIIRRVHERRVLVADIATRNFLLEENLSLQMCDFTESVIVSNDEDMANFVSEDFISVKFDIARFGSMMYEVTSGSRYEFYVLPEMETDLDDDPESKTFKAWPTAEKLPNTNSVKFVTPWIMLIKGQRP, from the exons ATGCCATATCTACGCCAGGGGTCACTCAGTGGCTATATGCGCGCTCATAGTGATAGCGTGGACAACATTCGACGATTACAATGGCTCCAGGAAGCCGCGCACATCATCCGTCGAGTGCACGAGCGGCGGGTATTGGTTGCCGACATCGCGACACGAAATTTCCTACTCGAGGAGAATCTTTCTCTTCAGATGTGCGATTTCACCGAGTCTGTCATTGTTTCGAACGACGAGGACATGGCCAACTTCGTATCTGAAGACTTCATTTCAGTCAAGTTCGACATTGCTCGCTTCGGCTCGATGATGTACGAGGTCACCTCCGGAAGCCGATACGAATTCTACGTTTTACCCGAAATGGAGACCGATCTAGATGACGATCCAGAGTCCAAGACATTTAAGGCGTGGCCAACTGCTGAGAAACTTCCAAATACGAATAGTGT GAAGTTTGTCACGCCTTGGATAATGCTGATCAAAGGCCAGCGGCCCTAA